A single region of the Panulirus ornatus isolate Po-2019 chromosome 17, ASM3632096v1, whole genome shotgun sequence genome encodes:
- the LOC139754552 gene encoding uncharacterized protein — MHQAADHHDVRGTQPLHGFARQHHQSGVDLRYMTPRESSDVPRPSWVSLSLDSEAGTCPLRASPTRQSIETGDLMTSRQTLPYHGQSRVPDSTSLETFKTVEDLRSMLPAEDVDELMHLRQLYRDTLSNLPLTEGSTTGEVERLWQLYGLFVERQSLFYTRLPWFKLLAASDCLRLLRQAVATSTHVTAAQFIDKQQYFWPRRNAPFVTTQSRVLASTIRQIVSHEHYVLLMTFYTHYAHLLADSNVALLTQVLSLFSETPGLSDPATVRLGREHYMGLVTRYLKALHGWQRGSEMLQVSPRRPDRSQAALRHTPVRATVSTGPATQPARRDAHPLCQLPENLFPREIRDDQSHQETTTKQRC; from the coding sequence ATGCATCAAGCGGCAGATCATCATGATGTTCGGGGTACCCAGCCTCTTCACGGGTTCGCACGTCAGCATCACCAAAGCGGAGTCGATCTCAGATATATGACACCGAGGGAAAGCAGTGACGTCCCTCGCCCTAGTTGGGTGTCTCTTAGTCTGGACAGTGAGGCTGGTACCTGCCCCTTGAGAGCCTCACCAACACGACAGTCAATAGAAACAGGTGACCTCATGACTAGCAGGCAAACACTGCCCTACCACGGTCAGTCCCGAGTGCCTGACTCCACCAGCTTAGAAACTTTCAAGACAGTTGAGGACTTGCGCTCTATGCTGCCAGCCGAAGACGTTGACGAACTGATGCATCTTCGGCAGCTGTACCGAGACACCCTCTCGAATCTGCCCCTGACTGAAGGCTCTACTACGGGTGAAGTCGAGCGACTGTGGCAACTTTATGGTCTGTTTGTCGAGCGGCAGAGTTTGTTCTACACTAGACTACCCTGGTTCAAGCTGTTGGCTGCCTCCGACTGCCTGAGACTCCTGCGCCAGGCGGTGGCCACCAGCACCCACGTCACGGCTGCGCAGTTCATAGACAAGCAACAGTACTTCTGGCCTCGGAGGAACGCGCCATTCGTCACCACCCAGTCCAGAGTGTTGGCGTCAACCATCCGACAGATTGTCTCACACGAGCATTACGTTCTCCTTATGACGTTCTACACGCACTACGCCCATCTACTCGCAGACTCGAACGTAGCGCTGCTCACGCAGGTTCTGTCGCTCTTTAGTGAGACCCCGGGACTGAGTGACCCAGCTACCGTAAGGTTAGGACGTGAGCACTACATGGGGCTGGTGACTCGCTACCTGAAGGCGTTGCACGGCTGGCAGCGTGGCTCTGAAATGCTCCAAGTTTCTCCTCGCCGGCCAGATCGAAGCCAAGCGGCTCTCCGACATACACCAGTACGTGCTACTGTCTCCACAGGTCCAGCAACGCAACCCGCGCGACGTGACGCACACCCTCTCTGCCAACTTCCAGAAAACCTGTTTCCTCGCGAGATACGCGATGACCAAAGTCATCAAGAGACGACGACAAAGCAGCGATGTTAA